A window of the Agrococcus jejuensis genome harbors these coding sequences:
- a CDS encoding LLM class F420-dependent oxidoreductase → MEFGYSIGYWRQGPPPKALETIQAAERLGFDSVWTAEAYGSDAFTPLAWWGAGTSSIRLATGIAQLSARTPAATAMQAMTLDHLSGGRVILGVGASGPQVVEGWYGQPYPRPLARTREYVAILRAVMARQAPVTAPGPQLPLPLAGEGTTGLGKPLLSTLHPSREHIPIHLAAEGPKNTALAAEIADGWLPFLLSPALDGEARSNLAEGFAQRDAALPGPEAFEVSLPVPVVVDDDVERAADQVRPMIALYVGGMGAKGQNFHLDAVARLGYEAECEVIQERYLAGDKAGAIAAVPTRLVEEIGLVGPLAKLRDDLQRWESTVVTRMLVQGDVAALEAVAELRS, encoded by the coding sequence CGGCTACTGGCGCCAAGGACCGCCGCCCAAGGCTCTCGAGACGATCCAGGCTGCGGAGCGGCTCGGGTTCGACTCGGTGTGGACGGCGGAGGCGTACGGCTCGGATGCGTTCACCCCGCTCGCGTGGTGGGGTGCGGGCACGTCGAGCATCAGGCTCGCGACGGGCATCGCGCAGCTGTCGGCGCGCACGCCCGCCGCGACGGCGATGCAGGCGATGACGCTCGACCATCTGTCGGGCGGCCGCGTGATCCTGGGCGTCGGCGCCTCGGGGCCGCAGGTCGTCGAGGGCTGGTACGGCCAGCCGTATCCGCGCCCGCTGGCCCGCACGCGCGAGTACGTCGCGATCCTGCGCGCCGTCATGGCTCGCCAGGCGCCCGTGACCGCGCCCGGTCCGCAGCTGCCGCTGCCGCTCGCGGGCGAGGGCACGACGGGGCTCGGCAAGCCGCTGCTGTCGACGCTGCATCCGTCGCGCGAGCACATCCCCATCCACCTCGCTGCCGAGGGACCCAAGAACACGGCCCTCGCGGCCGAGATCGCCGACGGCTGGCTGCCGTTCCTGCTGTCGCCGGCGCTCGACGGCGAGGCGCGGAGCAACCTGGCTGAGGGGTTCGCGCAGCGCGACGCCGCGCTGCCCGGCCCCGAGGCGTTCGAGGTCTCGCTGCCCGTGCCCGTCGTCGTCGACGACGACGTCGAGCGCGCCGCCGATCAGGTGCGGCCGATGATCGCGCTCTACGTCGGCGGCATGGGCGCGAAGGGGCAGAACTTCCACCTCGACGCCGTCGCGCGCCTCGGCTACGAGGCCGAGTGCGAGGTCATCCAGGAGCGCTACCTCGCAGGCGACAAGGCCGGCGCGATCGCGGCCGTGCCCACGCGGCTCGTCGAGGAGATCGGGCTCGTCGGTCCGCTGGCGAAGCTGCGCGACGACCTGCAGCGCTGGGAGTCGACCGTCGTCACCCGCATGCTCGTGCAGGGCGACGTCGCCGCGCTCGAGGCCGTCGCCGAGCTGCGCTCGTGA
- a CDS encoding DUF3097 family protein, which produces MDWGAWGGDVLSPEAKAARAPKAPRQVPADRDLVVETGEGFVGAVVGIETGHVQLEDRRGKVRLFPLGLGFLVDGEAIELVKPRAAATQAPTRTASGSRAVVDHRARVALPSRILVEGTHDAELVEKVWGHDLRVEGVAVEPLGGIDDLAALVAEHRPSAERRLGILVDHLVPGSRESRIAAEVERGPHARHVRIVGHPFIDVWQAVKPARVGLERWPDVPRSEDWKRGTLRRLGLPHDDQEDVARGWQRILARVRDWNDLEPVMLARVEELIDFVTAP; this is translated from the coding sequence ATGGACTGGGGCGCGTGGGGCGGCGACGTGCTCTCGCCCGAGGCGAAGGCCGCCCGCGCGCCCAAGGCGCCGAGGCAGGTGCCCGCCGACCGCGACCTCGTCGTCGAGACGGGGGAGGGATTCGTCGGCGCCGTCGTGGGCATCGAGACCGGCCACGTGCAGCTCGAGGATCGCCGCGGCAAGGTGCGGCTCTTCCCGCTCGGCCTCGGCTTCCTCGTCGACGGCGAGGCGATCGAGCTCGTGAAGCCCCGCGCCGCCGCGACGCAGGCGCCGACGCGCACGGCATCCGGCTCGCGCGCCGTCGTCGACCATCGCGCACGCGTGGCGCTGCCGAGCCGCATCCTCGTCGAGGGCACGCACGACGCCGAGCTCGTCGAGAAGGTGTGGGGCCACGACCTGCGCGTCGAGGGCGTCGCGGTCGAGCCGCTCGGCGGCATCGACGACCTCGCGGCCCTCGTCGCCGAGCACCGTCCGAGCGCCGAGCGTCGCCTCGGCATCCTCGTCGACCACCTCGTGCCCGGCTCGAGGGAGTCGCGCATCGCCGCCGAGGTCGAGCGCGGCCCGCACGCCCGACACGTGCGCATCGTCGGCCACCCGTTCATCGACGTGTGGCAGGCCGTGAAGCCCGCCCGCGTCGGCCTCGAGCGGTGGCCCGACGTGCCGCGCAGCGAGGACTGGAAGCGCGGCACGCTGCGCCGCCTCGGCCTGCCGCACGACGACCAGGAGGACGTCGCGCGCGGCTGGCAGCGCATCCTCGCGCGCGTGCGCGACTGGAACGACCTCGAGCCCGTGATGCTCGCGCGCGTCGAGGAGCTCATCGACTTCGTCACCGCGCCCTGA
- a CDS encoding MFS transporter translates to MTVPAAAATSPRAIQATYLGLTASTTLATSMIWGINTIFLLDAGLTNLEAFAANAFYTVGLLLFEIPTGVVADLRGRRLSFLLGSAVLAASTALYVLLWVWESPFWGWAAASVLLGFGYTFFSGAIEAWVVDALRSAGYEGSLDGVFGRAQAASGAAMLVGSVLGGVLAQVAGLWLPFVLRSALLVVSLVAAAIWMHDLGFSPMRERAGAAMRDLLRVSVDVGLRDGRLRWLMLAGPFIGGSMGYVFYAAQPYLLELYGDDRAFALAGIVAALVAAAQIVGGMLAAPLRRVVHLRTTLMLASLVVSTAALVVAGLTSSFWVAVAALAVWGLALSTLMPVRRAYLNACIPSQQRATVLSFDSLLGSVGGFVQPAFGRAADLQGYGVTIVASSVLQAMALPFVVATRRRRDPVDAGEV, encoded by the coding sequence GTGACCGTGCCCGCAGCCGCAGCGACGTCGCCTCGCGCGATCCAGGCGACCTACCTGGGCCTCACGGCGTCGACGACGCTCGCCACCAGCATGATCTGGGGCATCAACACGATCTTCCTGCTCGACGCCGGGCTCACGAACCTCGAGGCGTTCGCCGCGAACGCGTTCTACACCGTCGGCCTGCTGCTGTTCGAGATCCCCACGGGCGTCGTCGCCGACCTGCGCGGCCGGCGCCTGTCGTTCCTGCTCGGCTCGGCGGTGCTCGCCGCATCCACGGCCCTCTACGTGCTGCTGTGGGTGTGGGAGTCGCCGTTCTGGGGCTGGGCGGCGGCGTCGGTGCTGCTCGGCTTCGGCTACACGTTCTTCTCGGGCGCCATCGAGGCGTGGGTCGTGGATGCGCTGCGCTCGGCCGGCTACGAGGGCTCGCTCGACGGGGTGTTCGGGCGGGCGCAGGCGGCGTCGGGCGCCGCGATGCTCGTCGGCTCGGTGCTCGGCGGCGTGCTCGCGCAGGTCGCGGGGCTCTGGCTGCCGTTCGTGCTGCGGTCGGCGCTGCTCGTCGTGAGCCTCGTCGCCGCGGCGATCTGGATGCACGACCTCGGCTTCTCGCCCATGCGCGAGCGCGCGGGCGCCGCGATGCGCGACCTGCTGCGCGTCTCGGTCGACGTCGGCCTGCGCGACGGCAGGCTGCGGTGGCTCATGCTGGCGGGCCCGTTCATCGGCGGATCGATGGGCTACGTGTTCTACGCGGCGCAGCCGTACCTGCTCGAGCTGTACGGCGACGACCGCGCCTTCGCGCTCGCGGGCATCGTCGCGGCGCTCGTCGCGGCCGCGCAGATCGTCGGCGGCATGCTCGCGGCGCCGCTGCGTCGCGTCGTGCACCTGCGCACGACGCTCATGCTCGCATCGCTCGTCGTGTCGACGGCTGCGCTCGTCGTCGCGGGACTCACGTCGTCGTTCTGGGTCGCCGTCGCCGCCCTCGCGGTGTGGGGCCTCGCGCTCTCCACGCTCATGCCGGTGCGGCGCGCGTACCTCAACGCGTGCATCCCGTCGCAGCAACGCGCGACGGTGCTGTCGTTCGACTCGCTGCTGGGCAGCGTCGGCGGCTTCGTGCAGCCTGCGTTCGGGCGCGCGGCCGATCTGCAGGGCTACGGCGTGACGATCGTCGCGTCGTCGGTGCTGCAGGCGATGGCGCTGCCGTTCGTCGTCGCCACGAGGCGCCGGCGCGATCCCGTGGATGCGGGCGAGGTCTAG
- a CDS encoding cation diffusion facilitator family transporter, with amino-acid sequence MGAGHGHGHGGHDHGHAHGAVANRRRLAIAFGITAAVLVIQAVGAVVTGSLSLLVDTGHMLTDVGGLALSLVAATLAMRPPTSRRTWGFARAEVLSAAAQAGILLAIGVFALIEGVRRLLDPPEVEGGPLLVFGILGLVANVIAILVLVSARDANLNLRAAFLEVVNDALGSVAVIVSAIVIALTGFLQADALAAMVVACLIIPRAAMLLRASGRILLEETPDAIDLDAVRSHILELDHVTAVHDLHASQIATGLPVLTAHVVVADGCFRDGHGAAILAQVQTCIAEHFDVEHSTIQVEPVSHREPEAHA; translated from the coding sequence ATGGGCGCCGGGCACGGCCACGGCCACGGCGGCCACGATCACGGGCATGCGCACGGCGCCGTCGCCAACCGCCGCCGCCTCGCGATCGCCTTCGGCATCACGGCGGCGGTGCTCGTCATCCAAGCCGTCGGCGCCGTCGTCACCGGCTCGCTCTCGCTGCTCGTCGACACGGGCCACATGCTCACCGACGTCGGCGGGCTCGCGCTCTCGCTCGTCGCCGCGACCCTCGCGATGCGCCCGCCGACGTCGCGCCGCACGTGGGGCTTCGCCCGCGCCGAGGTGCTGAGCGCCGCCGCGCAGGCCGGCATCCTGCTGGCGATCGGCGTCTTCGCCCTCATCGAGGGCGTGCGCCGCCTGCTCGACCCGCCCGAGGTCGAGGGCGGCCCGCTGCTCGTCTTCGGCATCCTCGGCCTCGTCGCCAACGTCATCGCGATCCTCGTGCTCGTGTCGGCGCGCGACGCGAACCTCAACCTGCGTGCCGCGTTCCTCGAGGTCGTGAACGACGCGCTCGGCTCGGTCGCCGTCATCGTCTCGGCCATCGTCATCGCGCTCACGGGCTTCCTGCAGGCGGATGCGCTCGCCGCGATGGTCGTCGCGTGCCTCATCATCCCGAGGGCGGCGATGCTGCTGCGGGCGTCGGGTCGCATCCTGCTCGAGGAGACGCCCGACGCGATCGACCTCGACGCCGTGCGGAGCCACATCCTCGAGCTCGACCACGTCACGGCCGTGCACGACCTGCACGCGTCGCAGATCGCCACGGGGCTGCCGGTGCTCACGGCGCACGTCGTCGTGGCCGACGGCTGCTTCCGAGACGGGCACGGCGCCGCGATCCTCGCGCAGGTGCAGACGTGCATCGCCGAGCACTTCGACGTCGAGCACTCGACGATCCAGGTCGAGCCCGTGAGCCACCGGGAGCCCGAGGCGCACGCGTAG
- a CDS encoding ArsR/SmtB family transcription factor yields the protein MTMDRMRVATVLHALSDPGRIRLLTHLMEGEHRVRDLTDHLHLAQSTVSAHLACLRDCGLVTSRPEGRASWHSIVAPDEVTVLLDAAAALAARVDGDAEHHHGAA from the coding sequence ATGACGATGGATCGGATGCGCGTGGCCACGGTGCTGCACGCGCTCTCGGACCCCGGCCGCATCCGCCTGCTCACGCACCTCATGGAGGGCGAGCATCGCGTGCGCGACCTCACCGACCACCTGCACCTCGCGCAGTCGACCGTGAGCGCGCACCTCGCGTGCCTGCGCGACTGCGGGCTCGTGACGTCGAGGCCAGAGGGCCGCGCCTCGTGGCACTCGATCGTCGCTCCCGACGAGGTCACGGTGCTGCTCGACGCCGCCGCAGCGCTCGCCGCCCGCGTCGACGGCGACGCCGAGCACCACCACGGAGCCGCCTGA
- a CDS encoding SGNH/GDSL hydrolase family protein — protein MHVSRLVAIGDSFTEGYGDVVAGSDAVRGWADLAAVGLATAQGESIEYANLAVRGRKLGPILDEQLDAAIALRPSHLSINGGGNDILRPRVTIDWVSGQLETAVHRILDAGIVPVMVSGANPSAVMAGGGVMLRRGDALRDAVRSWADALDVPFVDNWTDVELQHGRFWTDDRLHLNAAGHARAATTFLHALGVDAPAAWEDLVPVTTAEGRRDALYYRRHVLPWIGRRLTGRSSGDGRTAKIALPVEVEPLA, from the coding sequence GTGCATGTCTCGAGGCTCGTGGCGATCGGCGACTCGTTCACGGAGGGCTACGGCGACGTGGTCGCCGGATCGGATGCCGTGCGCGGCTGGGCAGACCTCGCCGCCGTGGGGCTCGCGACGGCGCAGGGCGAGTCGATCGAGTACGCGAACCTCGCCGTGCGCGGCCGCAAGCTGGGGCCGATCCTCGACGAGCAGCTCGACGCCGCGATCGCGCTGCGCCCGAGCCACCTGTCGATCAACGGCGGCGGCAACGACATCCTGCGCCCGCGCGTCACGATCGACTGGGTGAGCGGCCAGCTCGAGACGGCCGTGCACCGCATCCTCGACGCCGGCATCGTGCCCGTGATGGTGTCGGGGGCGAACCCGTCGGCGGTCATGGCGGGCGGCGGCGTGATGCTGCGGCGCGGCGATGCGCTGCGCGACGCGGTGCGCTCGTGGGCGGATGCGCTCGACGTGCCGTTCGTCGACAACTGGACCGACGTCGAGCTGCAGCACGGGCGCTTCTGGACCGACGACCGGCTGCACCTCAACGCCGCGGGCCACGCGCGGGCAGCGACGACCTTCCTGCACGCGCTCGGCGTCGACGCGCCGGCGGCGTGGGAGGACCTCGTGCCCGTCACGACCGCCGAGGGGCGACGCGACGCCCTCTACTACCGCCGCCACGTGCTGCCGTGGATCGGTCGCCGGCTCACGGGACGCTCGTCGGGCGACGGCCGCACGGCGAAGATCGCGCTGCCCGTCGAGGTCGAGCCGCTCGCCTGA
- a CDS encoding ECF transporter S component, producing the protein MSTITAPSGAPTVSRFRWRVVDIVTASVLAVACGLLFVLWNGVGGAWFAVADAFTPGFGGIAVGPWLLGGVIGGLVIRKPGAAIFVEVVAANVSTLLGSQWGIETVYSGLAQGIGAELVLAVLLYRRFGVVAAMATGIGAAVGAWTLELFLSGNLAKGPEFLGIYLGSLVVSGALLAGLVGWLLVRGLAATGALSRFAAGREAQRRA; encoded by the coding sequence ATGTCCACCATCACCGCGCCGTCGGGCGCTCCCACCGTGTCGCGCTTCCGCTGGCGCGTCGTCGACATCGTCACCGCATCCGTGCTCGCCGTCGCGTGCGGCCTGCTGTTCGTGCTCTGGAACGGCGTCGGCGGCGCCTGGTTCGCGGTCGCGGATGCGTTCACGCCCGGCTTCGGCGGCATCGCCGTGGGTCCGTGGCTGCTGGGCGGCGTCATCGGCGGCCTCGTGATCCGCAAGCCCGGCGCTGCGATCTTCGTCGAGGTCGTCGCCGCCAACGTGTCGACGCTGCTCGGCAGCCAGTGGGGCATCGAGACCGTGTACTCGGGCCTCGCGCAGGGCATCGGCGCCGAGCTCGTGCTCGCCGTGCTGCTGTATCGCCGCTTCGGCGTCGTCGCCGCGATGGCGACGGGCATCGGCGCCGCCGTCGGCGCATGGACGCTCGAGCTCTTCCTCTCTGGCAACCTCGCGAAGGGTCCGGAGTTCCTCGGCATCTACCTCGGGTCGCTCGTCGTCTCGGGCGCGCTGCTCGCCGGCCTCGTCGGCTGGCTGCTCGTGCGCGGCCTCGCCGCGACCGGCGCGCTCTCGCGGTTCGCGGCCGGGCGCGAGGCGCAGCGGCGCGCGTGA
- a CDS encoding ABC transporter ATP-binding protein → MTAASIRADGWGWRHAARTRPAVAGLSFSVEPGERVLLLGPSGAGKSTLLAGLAGVLGDAEDGEESGSLAVDGAHPATTRGTAGLVLQDPQANTILSRVGDDVAFGAENLRVPRDEIWTRVREALDAVGLAVDLERSTAALSGGQRQRLALAGILAMRPGLVLLDEPTANLDPEGVVEVRDAVVRMLDATGATLVVVEHRVDTWLPVVDRVVVLDPGGGVLADGPADAVFARHGDALAECGVWVPGHPVSVERREVAAGDELLRASGLVVGRDAPVRPPVDLALAAGTSTVVTGPNGAGKSTLALTMASLLPRLGGTLAASPTLAGGLSPDPGRWRSSALATRIGTVFQEPEHQLVGRTVREELGIGLRAVGVPRAVHAARIDALLQRLRLDHLADAHPFTLSGGEQRRLSVATVLATGPRVVVLDEPTFGQDRRTWRELVTLMADLVADGAALLSVTHDADVVRVLGTSTSTDRVVGLDAA, encoded by the coding sequence GTGACCGCCGCCTCGATCCGCGCCGACGGATGGGGCTGGCGACACGCTGCCCGCACCCGTCCGGCGGTCGCGGGCCTCTCCTTCAGCGTCGAGCCGGGGGAGCGCGTGCTGCTGCTCGGGCCCTCGGGCGCGGGCAAGTCGACGCTGCTCGCGGGGCTCGCGGGCGTGCTCGGCGACGCCGAGGACGGCGAGGAGAGCGGATCGCTCGCGGTCGACGGCGCGCATCCCGCGACGACGCGCGGCACGGCCGGGCTCGTGCTGCAGGATCCGCAGGCGAACACGATCCTGTCGCGCGTCGGCGACGACGTGGCCTTCGGGGCCGAGAACCTGCGCGTGCCGCGCGACGAGATCTGGACCCGCGTGCGCGAGGCGCTCGACGCCGTGGGCCTCGCCGTCGACCTCGAGCGCTCGACGGCGGCGCTGTCGGGCGGCCAGCGGCAGCGGCTCGCCCTCGCGGGCATCCTCGCCATGCGCCCCGGGCTCGTGCTGCTCGACGAGCCGACGGCGAACCTCGACCCCGAAGGCGTCGTCGAGGTGCGCGACGCCGTCGTGCGCATGCTCGACGCCACGGGGGCGACGCTCGTCGTCGTCGAGCACCGCGTCGACACGTGGCTGCCGGTCGTCGACCGCGTCGTCGTGCTCGACCCGGGCGGCGGCGTGCTCGCCGACGGGCCGGCGGATGCGGTGTTCGCGCGCCACGGCGACGCTCTCGCCGAGTGCGGCGTGTGGGTGCCTGGGCACCCCGTCTCGGTCGAGCGCCGCGAGGTCGCGGCGGGCGACGAGCTGCTGCGTGCGTCGGGCCTCGTCGTCGGCCGCGACGCGCCCGTGCGCCCGCCCGTCGACCTCGCGCTCGCCGCGGGCACGTCGACGGTCGTCACGGGGCCGAACGGCGCGGGCAAGTCGACGCTCGCCCTCACGATGGCGTCGCTGCTGCCGCGGCTCGGCGGTACGCTCGCCGCGTCGCCGACGCTCGCGGGCGGCCTGTCGCCCGACCCGGGGCGGTGGCGCTCGAGCGCCCTCGCGACGCGCATCGGCACGGTGTTCCAGGAGCCCGAGCACCAGCTCGTGGGCCGCACGGTGCGCGAGGAGCTCGGCATCGGCCTGCGCGCCGTCGGCGTGCCGCGCGCCGTCCACGCCGCGCGCATCGACGCGCTGCTGCAGCGCCTGCGCCTCGACCACCTCGCCGACGCGCATCCCTTCACGCTCTCGGGCGGCGAGCAGCGCCGCCTGTCGGTCGCGACGGTGCTCGCGACGGGCCCGCGCGTCGTCGTGCTCGACGAGCCGACGTTCGGGCAGGACCGCCGCACGTGGCGCGAGCTCGTGACGCTCATGGCCGACCTCGTGGCCGACGGCGCCGCGCTGCTGTCGGTGACGCACGACGCCGACGTCGTGCGCGTGCTCGGCACGTCGACGTCCACCGACCGCGTCGTCGGGCTGGACGCCGCATGA
- a CDS encoding energy-coupling factor transporter transmembrane component T family protein translates to MIGTRRVAPPTHLDRVNPVTPFLAAIVLSLPLLVTIDVVSASVALVLGIAGLLAAGLRPGTIVRRTWPVLVAAPLSGISMLLYAQPAGRIHLRVWLAVISDDSIALAVAIVVRVLAIGVPTLAILAGIDATRLGDGLAQVLRLPARFVLAALAGIRLFGVLREDWDALAAARRARGLGDGGRIRRWLGMAFTVLVIAVRRGGRLATAMEARGFGHGERTWARESRLGRADAVLLGAAVLIVVAALGAAIATGSFRLVGT, encoded by the coding sequence ATGATCGGCACCCGTCGCGTCGCGCCGCCGACGCACCTCGATCGCGTGAACCCCGTCACGCCGTTCCTCGCCGCCATCGTGCTGTCGCTGCCGCTGCTCGTCACGATCGACGTCGTCAGCGCCTCCGTCGCGCTCGTGCTCGGCATCGCCGGGCTGCTCGCCGCCGGGCTCCGACCCGGCACGATCGTGCGCCGCACGTGGCCCGTGCTCGTCGCGGCGCCGCTGTCGGGCATCAGCATGCTGCTCTACGCGCAGCCCGCAGGCCGCATCCACCTGCGCGTGTGGCTCGCCGTGATCAGCGACGACTCCATCGCCCTCGCCGTCGCGATCGTCGTGCGCGTGCTCGCGATCGGTGTGCCGACGCTCGCGATCCTCGCCGGCATCGACGCGACGCGGCTCGGCGACGGGCTCGCGCAGGTGCTGCGCCTGCCCGCCCGATTCGTGCTCGCGGCGCTCGCGGGCATCCGTCTCTTCGGCGTGCTGCGCGAGGACTGGGATGCGCTCGCCGCCGCCCGCCGTGCGCGCGGGCTCGGTGACGGCGGCCGCATCCGCCGCTGGCTCGGCATGGCGTTCACGGTGCTCGTCATCGCCGTGCGCCGCGGCGGCAGGCTCGCCACCGCGATGGAGGCGCGCGGCTTCGGCCACGGCGAGCGCACGTGGGCGCGCGAGTCGCGGCTCGGTCGCGCCGACGCCGTGCTGCTCGGCGCCGCCGTGCTCATCGTGGTCGCGGCGCTCGGCGCCGCCATCGCGACGGGATCGTTCCGGCTGGTGGGCACATGA
- a CDS encoding nucleoside/nucleotide kinase family protein — MSRIWLLDGRSGSGKTVLADALAVELGGTVVHMDDLYPGWGGLDAGSAYALERIVLPLSRGEGAEWRRWDWAADARAEQHRLPAGSALVLEGCGALSRAAAAVAERAIWLECDERTRRARALARDGADDWWEAWRDQEDAFYARETSAALASEVRGCR, encoded by the coding sequence ATGAGCCGCATCTGGCTGCTCGACGGCCGGTCGGGCTCGGGCAAGACCGTGCTCGCCGACGCCCTCGCGGTCGAGCTCGGCGGCACCGTCGTGCACATGGACGACCTCTACCCGGGCTGGGGCGGCCTCGACGCGGGCTCGGCGTACGCGCTCGAGCGCATCGTGCTGCCGCTGTCGCGCGGCGAGGGCGCCGAGTGGCGCCGCTGGGACTGGGCCGCGGATGCGCGCGCCGAGCAGCACCGGTTGCCCGCGGGATCCGCGCTCGTGCTCGAGGGATGCGGTGCCCTGTCGCGCGCTGCCGCCGCGGTCGCGGAGCGCGCGATCTGGCTCGAGTGCGACGAGCGCACCCGCCGCGCTCGGGCGCTCGCGCGCGACGGCGCCGACGACTGGTGGGAGGCGTGGCGCGACCAGGAGGACGCGTTCTACGCCCGCGAGACGTCGGCGGCGCTCGCGTCGGAGGTGCGCGGCTGCCGCTGA
- a CDS encoding Gfo/Idh/MocA family protein yields the protein MAQRRLPTARTIDPRDAPSLRWGILGPGYIAAEMVAALQQGTGQQVVAVGGRSAERAAAFATQHGIPASGDQDWLLAQDVDAIYVASPHSAHHEQALAAIAAGRSVLVEKAFTRNAGEAVEVLEAARHAGVSVAEAMWSRFLPGYDVVRQAVEQGVLGELRSVTADHGQLLWPNGPARLAEPSLAGGALLDLGVYPIHLAAMLLPKVEAIHAVGARTDLGVDEQEVVTLAGAGGVLATCQASMSAKSPTTAVIAGTQARLELAGDFYRPTTIRLVAPDGDVLDTYEPEEREHGLRYEAVALARAIAAGEQETPELPWSETLRVMRIMDDVRAQLGVVLPGE from the coding sequence ATGGCTCAGCGACGACTGCCGACCGCCCGCACGATCGACCCGCGCGACGCGCCCTCGTTGCGCTGGGGCATCCTCGGCCCCGGGTACATCGCCGCCGAGATGGTCGCGGCCCTGCAGCAGGGCACGGGCCAGCAGGTCGTCGCCGTCGGTGGCCGATCCGCCGAGCGCGCCGCGGCGTTCGCGACGCAGCACGGCATCCCCGCCTCGGGCGACCAGGACTGGCTGCTCGCGCAGGACGTCGACGCCATCTACGTCGCGTCGCCGCACTCGGCGCACCACGAGCAGGCGCTCGCCGCGATCGCCGCTGGTCGCAGCGTGCTCGTCGAGAAGGCGTTCACGCGCAACGCGGGCGAGGCCGTCGAGGTGCTCGAGGCCGCACGGCACGCGGGCGTCTCGGTGGCCGAGGCGATGTGGTCGCGGTTCCTGCCCGGCTACGACGTCGTGCGCCAGGCCGTCGAGCAGGGCGTGCTCGGCGAGCTGCGCTCGGTCACCGCCGACCACGGGCAGCTGCTCTGGCCGAACGGCCCCGCGCGCCTCGCCGAGCCGTCGCTCGCGGGCGGTGCGCTGCTCGACCTCGGCGTCTACCCCATCCACCTCGCGGCCATGCTGCTGCCGAAGGTCGAGGCCATCCACGCCGTCGGTGCGCGCACCGACCTCGGCGTCGACGAGCAGGAGGTCGTGACCCTCGCGGGCGCCGGCGGCGTGCTCGCGACGTGTCAGGCCTCGATGTCGGCGAAGAGCCCCACGACCGCCGTGATCGCGGGCACCCAGGCGCGGCTCGAGCTCGCGGGCGACTTCTACCGGCCCACGACCATCCGCCTCGTCGCGCCCGACGGCGACGTGCTCGACACGTACGAGCCCGAGGAGCGCGAGCACGGCCTGCGCTACGAGGCCGTCGCCCTCGCCCGAGCGATCGCGGCGGGGGAGCAGGAGACGCCCGAGCTGCCGTGGAGCGAGACCCTGCGCGTCATGCGCATCATGGACGACGTGCGCGCGCAGCTCGGGGTCGTGCTGCCGGGGGAGTAG
- a CDS encoding metallopeptidase family protein, producing MPYPISPEEFEAIVTDELDELPDDMVDGLDNVVFLVEDRYETEDLLGIYEGVAITERGTYGFGELPDRIVVFREAHLERCSTMDELRDEVHTTLVHEIAHFYGIDDDELHRLGWA from the coding sequence ATGCCCTACCCGATCAGCCCCGAGGAGTTCGAGGCGATCGTCACCGACGAGCTCGACGAGCTGCCCGACGACATGGTCGACGGGCTGGACAACGTCGTGTTCCTCGTCGAGGACCGCTACGAGACGGAGGACCTGCTCGGCATCTACGAGGGTGTCGCGATCACCGAGCGCGGCACCTACGGCTTCGGCGAGCTGCCCGACCGCATCGTCGTGTTCCGCGAGGCGCACCTCGAGCGGTGCTCGACGATGGACGAGCTGCGCGACGAGGTGCACACGACGCTCGTGCACGAGATCGCGCACTTCTACGGCATCGACGACGACGAGCTGCACCGGCTCGGCTGGGCCTGA